A segment of the Chryseobacterium scophthalmum genome:
AATAGATAAAAAAATTAGCTGAGAACAGCCAATTGCATTTCTATTTGTTGGGAAAGTATTTTTTTGTCGGGATACATTCTTCTTAAAGTATTCAGTCCGCACCAGAAAGTGATGAGGTATTTCCCTAAAATAGCAGCATCGGTTTGGTTTTTTATTTTGCCTTTTTCCTGAGCTTTTTTAATCGTTTCACTATACATTTCTTCCACTTCCTTGAGGATTTGTACAGCTTCATCTTTCAAATCATTATCTATGAAAGTCATTTCCACAATGGTGTTGGCAATGATGCAGCCACGTAAATGTGAATTTTCATTTTCGTTTGCAAT
Coding sequences within it:
- a CDS encoding TetR/AcrR family transcriptional regulator, with the protein product MRGRPNIHDNSELIQKAQEIFWKKGYTATSLNDLLTITGAGSGSFYNSFKGGKKQVFKEAINLRRKAFAEFKLELENNEDPIELIKNFFRSIANENENSHLRGCIIANTIVEMTFIDNDLKDEAVQILKEVEEMYSETIKKAQEKGKIKNQTDAAILGKYLITFWCGLNTLRRMYPDKKILSQQIEMQLAVLS